The following nucleotide sequence is from Raphanus sativus cultivar WK10039 unplaced genomic scaffold, ASM80110v3 Scaffold3853, whole genome shotgun sequence.
GTCAGTCATTTTTACTTTGACAAAGAAAATGCTGTTGGGCAGACCATACTTGATGCGTAAATTGAGTACTTTCATACATTTACTCAGTAAAAAAATTAGCTTTATATCCTCCTAACCCTCTTGAAACCGTTACGGTGGCTTAGCTAATGCTTGTGTTCTCAACTCTGATCCCCAGGTCCGGAAtaaacctcatctcttactgCTTAATCTCTCTACAATTAAGTGGTTTCCCATTTATTAATTGTGTGGACAGACTGTGAAGTTTCTCTGCATATGGGTGGTGCTACACCTCAAGTTTAAAAGCACTAGAAAGGTTCAACGTGGTTTCTCAACATTCACATGTGCAACATGCAAGAACAGCAATGCCGTTGGGACTCTAAGGTGATCCTTCCCAGGCTCCTGTTTACTGCTATTTGAACTGCAATTCACAGCCATTTTTTACCAACCACCGTTCACTAATGTCAAGTCTGTTAATGATGCAGGTACTGTGTCCAGTTGTCTGTCTCAGATGGATCAGAAGCGGCTGTGTTTGTACCTTTTGATGGTCGGATTACAAAGCTCACCAATGTCTGTGCTGGACCTGCTGGTGATATTGTACAGCTAATGGTAGTACTGAGAAATAAACATTTCAATGAATGTGTTAAATTCTTGACAAGCACAACCACTGAACcctaagtttgttttgtttggcaGGAGCAAGGTATAGTCCTGCAAGCTGGAATGCtcagcttcttttttttcaagaaatgaCACATTCAGGACATTAGGACAGCTCAGAAAGTTCAGCAAGGACACAAAATTTGTGTCTAAGGTTAGTCATTTGGGTGGGCAACAATGGACCAACAAAAACTTAATATATGTGCATATGATCGATGCAACATGCAAGATTTCAAACTTGAAAACTTATAAAGAGGAAGATATTCAGATATATAAGATCAGTTCAACATATTTAATTCAGTTGCCTCTTAGTTTAGCTTTAGTCCCAAGTAAACATTTGGAACAAGTTGTCAGGCTCATTAGCCCAGTACCACATCCACAAAAATTAAGCAAGTTCTAAAAAATTTAcgtttaattatatgattaaatCAATCCCAACAGTTTCATAACGTCCAACTCTGACCAACAAAAAAATCTACGACCTTCTGCACCTTTAGGATATGAGACAAATAAAGTTGAGCTTTTCATAAAATTAACACATGTGCCTTTGCCTTGGCGATAATATGGTGAAGAGAAATCATATATTTCAGACTAGAGGCACACTCCTACACTCCAAAGAACCAATACGTTGAAGAACTCAACAGGGACGCATAAACTCACCATATCTAACACGAACCTGGACAGATaaagaagatatttttttgagatttaTGGTGCGACCAGAGAAGCCCCTCAGACAGACGGTGGGATTGATGTTGTTGATGGTTGAAAGAACTGCAGCTGCCACTCCAGCTTTATCGGAGCATaagttgtttcttttttatataaataaatcatatttatagttaaaaaattatttatttatattgcaTTACGCAAATTAGTAAAGTGAATCATTTGGAGcacacaaaataattttatttatacgattatctttagtattttttgtcagaaatatatatatgtttttttgttgaaataaaccaaaataagataaatacagATCTATAAATGAGTTTTCAATAAACACAAAAATACAATTAGATAACTAAATAAACAGAATTCCAACATAAAAGTATTAGCAAGCTAAAAGATATAATGAAACAATGAGCCAGTTTGTAAATAAGTATATCGACAGAATAATAAATTGCAACGAGTTAACCTTTCAAACTAAAATTAACTAAGTAGCTTTCATTAATTGAGCAACAATCTATAATATCCTTATTTAATTGTAATCAAATtagaacaaataataaaattgcaactacaaaaaaaaatattgagacGACGACAGCGAAACGACTAAAGAAACTGTAATTCTCATTGTCGACAAAGTGAGCTGTGAATTGGTGCGTTTCAATCTTTTTATCAATTGTTTGTGAAGAAAACTTAATAATACATGAAGTATTCGAATTGAAATTTGGAAGTTTCGTGTTGTTGTTCTTCGGATGATACACTTAAGCTTGCTTTGTTGTTTGAATCCAATATGGAGTGAAGAATCAGAAACACAAAGCAGAAATTTCAGGAAGCTTTACTTTACGATTTACAGATAAAAGTGAACTCataattaatttactttttggTATTAAATTTAGCTtagtttctaaaataaaatttcaaattttgttccTTCTATATAATGTCTACATGGTACTTAACagtataaatatgttatttaaataaaatatcaacttcactatatgtttaaattctaataaattaaCTTTGTTACAATTAATGGTTTTTATTCTACTTTTATTGAATCGATTAGTCATAACCAATTATGCTATTCCATTTTGAACTAAGCAACtacaaaataaagtaatatactATTGTTACTAACCACTATTAAATAGATcggaaaaatatcatttttcttaatatattttcatttttatatttttgaacatatgtttttttactaaaactattaaataatttgtaaatttatataaaaatacaaaacacgaatccggcgcgtagcgccggaataccactagtacAATTAGAAAGAAGCTGAATGATGATAGATACTAAACCGAGGTTGAAAAGCAGAGTGAATGGGATAGTTACTCAATGAGGTTGGTACTTGTATTGGAATACTTATGATAGACTTTAATTAGCGAATTTATGGCGGATTCCAATTCCGTAAGCGGAGCAGCAGCAGAAACGATAGTCATAACGAAGCAGAAACGTTTAATCCAAAGCATATTGATTTACATACAGTGTGAGCTTCAACAACTGTTCAAACAAAGATCATGAATGTTCTTCTGTCACCACCAGCAGTCAATCACAGGCTGATTACGACTTTTTCAAATACAAATTTTCAGCATAATACTTACTTACCCGCGTAAAATCCCTTAGACGGATTTGGTTCGACGATCCGTGGTGGAAGATGTTCTCCTGCTACCAGAGGCGAATCCAGTAAAGGATTAGGTGTGTCAGTTGGCAGGTAAAATgataaaaacgaaaattttgtATCGAAAACAGTTGATAATCATCAGTCCAGATGGTAAATGCTAATGGTTTGACACCCCTTAAACCCAAGTTCGATGCTCCATATAGTCTttttattgtgatttttttttataaaagaatattgtgacacatctatcctattaaaagtgaagtacaaatgggaaATAACCCTGATTTCTTCTCATTATTTACGACTCTCTGCCActggttttattaaaaaagatttGCTAACTAATCTACCTCATTTCACGCAAATCTAACCTACAAAATGGCCCATTACGTTTTTGAGTCAACAATTTGATGGGCTAAACCATAATAACTACACCTAATCTAGCTCATCTCACAGCCTgctcttttatttttgtttttgtttttctttcccAACGGTTTGGGTAGTTTCCTCGGGCCTACTGGCttccattttgttttgttttgtttccgtTTGGTTATTACATCCCTTTGGATGAAAcaatttgaagtttttcttttttttgctagaaaacatctaaaatctaaaatctaattaaaggggaagtacaaattatatttatccCTTAAAATTgcataaatattacaaaagaatgCCACTAGAGTTAAACACtgtgttttgtatttaaattgaaCCGACGTTGATGTTACTAAACCGGGTCGCTGTACTTAAACCATTCAATTGTTGTAATAATTACATAACCATTTCAAGGCTTTAGTCattcatttttttccaaaatttaaaccgTAACTTATGTAgaatagattatattttattttgactcTGCCAGGTATACacataactatttttaaaccaatgtccaggtataaaataaaaacatgtacaacattatattttatactcaaataaaatgaaaacctgtacaacattatatattataattagacATTGAACAAATGTAATAAAATACACCAATTTActacaattaaaaaatatgaaagtataaaatttatgtttaacatataataatttcaaatatacacccgcgcgggcgcgcgggtcaAAAGCTAGTGTTAATTTAATTGCTAGGTCCGCCACTGCCTGCTACAACAAACAGTTAAAAATCTATGTCTGCCTGTGATTTTGCATTTCAATAAGTGTTATTATAGTCATGATGATTTTTCTAGTTGCCTCCAAAAAGTAGAGTGTCCATTTATTATTTGAGTGCATTAATTTATGAGTCACGTTTTTTTCTTGCATTATGGGTCACTTCCCACTTAGAAGCACGTTCAAAGAAAACGAGAGAGATTGTGAAAAATAAGAGTTTCCACCAAGAAAGTCcacttttttgtcaactaagaaagttgttatatattttttttttgctaatttttttttttcatccatTAAATTAACTACatcagataatttttttttaaatgaaaatattgagGTGGCAAGTAGAAGACAAGTGTGAGTGATGTGGATTAAGGTGAAGTTGTTTCTGACTTCCAACTTGTCAGATATTCTCATCATCTTCGcatttgtcttttcttttttggtcagTCAAACcttgcatttttttttaaaacttgaatttcatttataaaaacCTACTCATCGCCTACAAATACAGAGTGTTTTTATCTAGCCCAACGATCCTGCAAGTACCAATGTGGTAAGCTTTCAGGCTTTTTTCTCACGAATCCACTCAACAAAATTGTTGAGAAGCAATGGCCATGCAAGCTCTGGATTGTATTCCGTCATCTCCGGGAAACTTAACTGTAAATgttataaacaattatatagTTAGTTGATGAAACTGCCAACCAAGcagagaaataaaaaagaatttaagGAAAGATACCTCATTGCAGAACCTGTAAAAGCTCATCCATTGATCCATGTTTATGACTTTGTAGTCGTCTTGGATCTGTTTTTCAAACATACAAAACCCAATCATGGGGTAAGAAAACATTTTGGCTCATGAGAAAGTATGAGAGATTTTATCAGCGATGTAAAGACCTTTAAAAACTCGACAAAGTAATCAACTTGGGGTCGGAATGTAGATCTCATGACCATATCTAGGAGTTGACATATAGTCTCTATGTCAACGATTCCCTGTTTTTCCTCTGAATAGTAAACAAACATCACACAGACACAGAAAGGTGATATAAGCCTTGAAATACAAATCTCCCTCACGCAGATAAAGCGTTGATTAATATTACCTGTTAAAGAATAGGTAAAGGCATAAGCATAGAAATCTGCAAAATTTGATGGACTCCTGACCTGTAAGAGGCAGAAAAAAAGCCTTATATAGCATGGTTGAGTGCTGAGAAGATGACAAAATATAAGAAAGAAAGCATGAAAACTCTGAACCTCTTTCTCGAGCTCGGGAAGGGCTTTCTTCAGGTTATCGAGTGTATCAGCTCTTAAAGCCACAAGGCCTCTTGTCCACTCCTCCTGTGTGAAGTAACCTTGTTTCTCAGCTTTCATTTTCCTGCGTTCATTCTAgtttaaatacattaattccGCAAGTTTTGAGGGATACTAGTGGTTACCAAGCAAGCATCAAGATTCTGATATCGGTATGAGAGACATCCAAATCGGAGCAAAGTTCCTCTATTCCTTCCGGGCTTGTTAATGTAACATACCAAAACATATATTAGGAGAGAAGCTGAATGGATACTAGGAGGAAGATACATACATTGGCTTGAAAAGATGATGGTTACCCGATGAGATTAGAAGCTGTAATGGAATACCGATGAAACACATCAACTATTCCTTCAAGTTCATGTTCAAGTTCGGCCGTAGTCCTACTCGAAACTGAACCAATAAGAAAAATTGGTTAAAGAAAAGTCATAACAAAACCAGAAACGTTAGCAAAGAGCAACAGCAATTAAAATTCTCTGATCACATAGTAGAATGAGCACAATTGTAGGTTCAAACAAAGATCATACATGTTCATCCCCAAGCATAATTACACATAAAACATGGAAAACCCCTAAAATCTTATACCAGCAGCCATCACAGGCTGATGTTTGTGATTATTTCAAATGTAATTTTTCAGCTATAATACTTACCCATAAAAGCCCTAGACAGATTTGGTTCCATGATCCGTGTTGGAAGATGTTCTCCTGCTTCAACAGTACTACAAAATCTCTGGCTGTGATTTTGCTATTTCAATAAGTTTATATAATCAGGATAAGGTTACTAGTTGCACTTGCCTCTAAAAGAAAGTCTCCAAGCattatttccatttttttccTCCATAAATTAGACtagataattaagaaaaaatgaaaatattgagTTGGCAAGTAGAAGACAACAAGTGCGAGTGATGTGGATTATGGTGAAGTTGCTTCTGACTTCTAATTAGTCAGAGATCTGAGATTTCGAGAAGCTGGAGAGGTTGAAAGTGGCGGAGATTAATCACTCTAGGTTGGCGATGCTTGCTATGTTGATCTTTTACTTCGAGGCCGGGCAGGGTAAAACGCCTCTAGGTGCTCTTGGTTTGTGAGCATGTAATGCTTGTTGTTGTGTCTGTAGATAGACTTTTGTTTCTACTCTTGGTCAATGTGACATTTCGGGAAAGATCATATCATTGCTTTAGAATGTCACCAAGTCATGATTATGATCACAATCCAAATGTGAAAAGAAATGCCTGGGAaatgtaaaatctatttttcCCATCTTCTTGTATCATTACCATCAAGTCCGTAGTCCAACTCGCAAGTAtttacatagtttttttttttgctactgCCCTCCTTACAGTTTGATTTTATGCTTATGAAAAAGATTACATGCAATTTAATAGTATTACATAGTTGATCTTTAGTGGAAGATTCTCCTACAGAAACGTTTTAATATATAGACtttttttgaccaaaagaaaaaaaaacataagactGTTTACCGGCAAGAAAAAGGTGAAACATCGACcaattaaaataatgtattaatttTGCAAATATTCCTAATTGGTATGCTTTAAAGAGTTGAGACAAAGAAGTTTCCTTCCTTCCTCACCATTTGGTCCCCAGATCTTATTATCACTCCAATTCATTTCTCAATCAagctaaaccctaaatctagctcccaacaaaaaaaaaatcaattcctCAAATCAACCCGTAATCGCCGTAGCCCAAAACGCGAAAAATCGCCTCGATAGGCTCTTGATTTTGAGGTGAAAATTTTCGAAtctcgctttttttttttgagttttctcaGTTCTTTACGATTAAGAGAATAAATAAATGAATCATATTTGTTGGTGGTGATTGATTATATGCTTATTTGCTTTCCTTGGATTCGCGTTTTTGTGATTATGCTACTTGAGCTTGAAATCTGTGGCTTTGAGCTACGAACAGAGCAAAACAAAAGAGTTGGTTTTTGATCTGTGTATGGTTTGTTTGATGATGGAGCAGAGCAAGCTTCTGGTTTCCTGAAATGGGTTTTGATCTATAAGTCtacttactattttttttttgcttcttcatGGCTTTGTAAAAACGTGTAGGAAGACACTTGAATGGATAATAACAATTGGAGGCCTTCTCTTCCAAATGGAGATCCTGCCATGGAAACTGGTGACTGGAGAGCTCAACTTCCACCTGATTCTCGCCAGAAGATTGTGAACAAGATGTAAGCTTTTTAATATTACCTTACCTGGTGTTATGATCT
It contains:
- the LOC130506982 gene encoding uncharacterized protein LOC130506982 isoform X2 — encoded protein: MYLPPSIHSASLLIYVLVCYINKPGRNRGTLLRFGCLSYRYQNLDACLEEWTRGLVALRADTLDNLKKALPELEKEVRSPSNFADFYAYAFTYSLTEEKQGIVDIETICQLLDMVMRSTFRPQVDYFVEFLKIQDDYKVINMDQWMSFYRFCNELSFPEMTEYNPELAWPLLLNNFVEWIREKKA
- the LOC130506982 gene encoding uncharacterized protein LOC130506982 isoform X1, with amino-acid sequence MEPNLSRAFMVSSRTTAELEHELEGIVDVFHRYSITASNLIGPEGIEELCSDLDVSHTDIRILMLAWKMKAEKQGYFTQEEWTRGLVALRADTLDNLKKALPELEKEVRSPSNFADFYAYAFTYSLTEEKQGIVDIETICQLLDMVMRSTFRPQVDYFVEFLKIQDDYKVINMDQWMSFYRFCNELSFPEMTEYNPELAWPLLLNNFVEWIREKKA